From a single Candidatus Binatus sp. genomic region:
- a CDS encoding SDR family oxidoreductase: protein MKDPFSIEDKVTIITGGGTGIGASIAHEFASRGARLLIASRKLSHLEPVRDEIRKAGGKCEMAQCDVRDPAACEATIATAVRHFGRLDVLINNHGGSIAARSLDLSPNGWGAVVGINLNGTFFASKAAARQFIKQNTGGVIINMSTYLALRASPMAASYAAAKSAVINLTKSHASEWGGFGIRVNCIVPGPIETEAAAARGWGNPDLRAKVGRTRALGRLGRVGEIAYPCIFLASDAASYISGAMLVIDGGTAPRGE from the coding sequence TTGAAGGATCCTTTCAGCATCGAAGACAAGGTGACGATCATAACCGGCGGCGGCACCGGAATCGGCGCTTCGATCGCCCACGAGTTCGCCTCGCGTGGCGCGCGATTACTGATCGCGAGCCGTAAGCTTAGCCATTTGGAGCCGGTGCGTGACGAGATCCGCAAGGCCGGCGGCAAATGCGAGATGGCGCAGTGCGACGTGCGCGACCCGGCCGCCTGCGAGGCGACGATCGCCACTGCGGTGCGGCATTTTGGGCGGCTTGACGTGCTGATCAACAATCACGGCGGGAGCATCGCCGCCCGAAGCCTCGACCTGTCGCCCAACGGATGGGGGGCGGTGGTCGGGATCAACCTCAACGGTACTTTCTTCGCCTCCAAGGCGGCTGCCCGGCAGTTCATCAAGCAGAACACCGGCGGCGTGATCATCAACATGTCAACCTACCTTGCCCTGCGTGCCAGTCCGATGGCCGCGTCTTACGCGGCAGCGAAGTCCGCGGTCATTAACCTCACGAAGTCACACGCCTCCGAGTGGGGCGGGTTCGGCATTCGGGTCAACTGCATCGTGCCGGGCCCGATCGAAACCGAGGCGGCGGCGGCGCGCGGTTGGGGCAATCCGGATCTGCGGGCAAAGGTCGGCCGCACTCGCGCCCTGGGCCGCCTCGGTCGGGTCGGGGAGATCGCTTATCCCTGCATCTTCCTGGCTTCGGACGCGGCCAGTTATATCTCCGGAGCGATGCTCGTGATCGACGGTGGTA
- a CDS encoding C-GCAxxG-C-C family protein — protein sequence MNFAQFDIAERAAFYLGKGFHCSQAVLHVVQDLLGEEDEAALRMMGGFGAGIGGMGSVCGALNGGVAALGLNRGKGTVEGKQDPSLFPLCAELYHRFGSEIEASHFCRDITGTDFTKPEEVKAYMNSPEKTSRCIRLVGATAALVKDMLSREDAKSSSAGVKSSSR from the coding sequence ATGAACTTCGCGCAATTCGATATCGCCGAACGGGCGGCTTTCTACCTCGGCAAGGGATTCCATTGCAGCCAGGCCGTCTTGCACGTCGTGCAGGATCTCCTGGGGGAAGAAGACGAGGCTGCGCTCCGCATGATGGGTGGGTTCGGCGCCGGAATCGGCGGTATGGGCTCGGTGTGCGGCGCCCTTAACGGCGGCGTAGCGGCGCTTGGTCTCAACCGCGGGAAAGGCACGGTCGAGGGCAAGCAAGATCCCAGCCTCTTTCCGCTCTGCGCAGAGCTCTACCACCGCTTCGGTAGCGAAATCGAGGCCAGCCATTTTTGCCGCGACATCACCGGTACGGATTTCACCAAGCCCGAGGAAGTAAAGGCTTACATGAACTCGCCTGAGAAGACGAGCAGATGCATCCGGCTGGTGGGCGCGACCGCGGCGCTGGTCAAGGACATGCTGTCGCGGGAGGACGCCAAGTCGAGCAGCGCCGGCGTGAAAAGTTCGTCGCGCTGA